A region of the Deltaproteobacteria bacterium genome:
GCACGCGGTTGAGCCGCATGCGCCGATCCTTCATCTTGGCGCCTTCTTCTTCGAAGCGGGCTTCGAGTTCGCGCCGTTGCTGATCGCGCGCCTCGCGTTCCGCCCGCGCTGCTCCGACTGCTTGCTGCTGGTTGGTGATCTCGATCTCCATTTCCGCGGCCTCGCGCTCCAGCGCCGCGACCACTTCGCGCTTCTCCTGCAGCTGCCGGTCGAGTTCCAGCAAACTCGCCAGCCGCTCTAACTCCGATTCGCTTTGTGCCTCCAACGACGTAGTTGCCTCCTTCTGCGTGGTCATGGGCCCACCAGGATTCGAACCTGGGACCTACCGGTTATGAGCCGGCGGCTCTGACCAGCCTGAGCTATGGGCCCGTCCATCACGGTCTCCAACTGCCGGGCCGCTTTCGTGCTGCCGGTGGTTGGGGTGTCGCAGCTTCCGTAGCGCGTTTGCTTCGATCTGTCGAATCCGCTCGCCCGTAACCGCCAATCGCCGCCCGACCTCGGATAAGCTATGCTCGCGTGGCTCGCCGATGCCGAAGCGCAGCCGCAGCACTTGTTGCTCGCGCGTGTCGAGCGTGGTCAGCAGCTCCTGCGCCAGTTGGTCCGGCTCAGCAGGCCACAGCCCACCGAGCGCGAGGCCGGCCGGCTGCCACCTCACCAGACGCAGTCGCTGGGCTGACGCGGCGCCTAGCGACAGCGCGACCTCCACCCCCTTAGCCGGCGCTGGGGTACCGCGACCAGGTACCAGGCGCAGGGTCAGTTCCCGCGGCAAGGCTCGCGAGACGATTGCGCGCACTTTCAGCGGAGACTCTCCTGCCATTACCGTTCGCTCCCTTCCTGACGCAATAACAGGTTGCGACGTTCCAGTTGTTCGCGCGAGCGAATGAAGTCGCCTTGGCTCTCGGCTTGCCGAATCTCGGTGGTCACCGCCGCTTTCATCTCGCGGCGCTTGCGCCAGGCGATCTTGGCGGCGCAGTCCTCGGCGATCTTCCTGCGATCGCTGCCGGCCACCGGTCCCTGGCCCAGCAAGGCGGCGCTCACGCGCGCGGCCACACCCGCCGGCAAGGCATCGAGCACCGCAGACGGTTGCTGTCCCTCGGCCCAGGCCGCGGCAATTGCTCGCGCCGCCGCCGCCAATTCCAAGTTGCTGAACTTGGCCAGCAGGCCACTTCCCTCGGCCCAAGCTGCCACCTCGGTATCGACCGCCATCACCTCGACCAGAGTAGTTTCCTCTGCCGGGCCACTGAGTGCCCCCGGTCCTGGCTGAGTTGGCGGTTCGGCGTGGCGCGTGGCGGTCACGAGCGGTTGGCGCAACGTCTGCTCGCTTACTCCCAGCCGTTCGGCCGCTTGCCGCACCAGCAGATCGTACTGGAATTGGTCCTTCACCAGCGCCAGCACCCGAGCCACTTCGGCCGCCACTCGTGCGCGTTGCGGCACCGGCGCCTGCACTCCCGGATCGACGTGCGCGAGAAAGAAGTCCGCCAGTGGAATCGCTGCCTGCAACAGCTGCTGTGTGGCTTCAAGTCCGCGCTGGCGGACGAATGAATCGGGATCGAAGCCCTGCGGTAGAAAGGCCCCGTGCGCCCAGACGCCGGCTTCGGCACAGAGCGCGAAGGCGCGCGCGGCGGCCTTTTGTCCGGCGGCATCGCCATCGAAGAACGCGATGACGTTGCCGCTGAAGCGGCGCACCAGCCGCAGTTGCGCCACCGTCAGTGCCGTGCCCAGCGTGGCCACCGCGTAGCCGATGCCGGCTTGGACCAGTGCCAAGGCATCGAGGTAGCCTTCGACTAGCACCACTTTGTCGGCGTCGCGGATCGCCGACTTGGCCTCGAACAATCCGTACAGGCCTTCACCCTTTCGGAACAGCGGGGACTCGGGCGAGTTGAGGTACTTCGGTCCCTCGCCGGCTAGAACGCGCCCGCCGAAGCCGATCACGCGCCCGTCGCTGTGCCGGATCGGAAACATGAGGCGGCCGCGGAAGCGATCATACACTCGCCCCTCAGCCGAACGCGCCAACAATCCCACCTCGATCGCCCAGGCCTCGGGCACGCGCTTGCTTGCCAGAGCCCGCGCTAGCGCCGTACCTGTGGCGGGAGCGAAGCCCAGACCGAAGCGCTCGGCCATCTCCGGCGACACGCCGCGTTCGTTGAGGTAGCGCCGCGCCTGTGCCCCTTCCGGCTGCGACAGCGCGCGGCGGAAGAAGGCGGCGGCAAAGGTGTTCACCCGCACCAGCTGCTCGCGGTGCTGCGCTCCCGCTGCGTCGCTGCCGCGCTCGGGCAGGGCGATGCCGGCCCGTCGTGCCAAGCTGGCGACAGCCTCCGGAAAGTCCTGCCGCTCCATCTTCATCACGAAGGTGAACACCGTGCCGCCCGCACCACAGCCGAAACAGTGGAACAGGCCGCGCTCTTCGCTGACCGTGAACGACGGCGTCTTCTCGTTATGAAACGGGCACAGCCCGAGATGATTGCGGCCGGCCTTTTTCAAGGCCACGTAGCTGGAGATGACCTCGACGATGCTGATCCGGTCGCGAATGGCCTGGATGGTCTCGTCGGGGATTTTTCCAGCCATGTTCAACTCACGTGTGGCTGGCCGTGGTATCGGGGCTGAGTGTGAGCCCGAAACGGATCACCTGCCCGGCGGCAACGATCAGCGGCGGCGCCAGACGCGACGCCAGCAGGCGGCCCTCGAGCTGTGGCAACAGTGGAAATAAGTGCAGGAAGAGCAGAACGAAGGCCGCTAGTGCGCCGCCTTTGCCGATGCCGACGGCGGCCCCGGCAACCGCGCGCAACCCGCCAAAAGCCGGGCCGGCCAGGCGATCGAGCACCACCCCGGTCAGGGTCACCAGCGCGTGCGTGGCAACGAAGACGCCGACGAATCCAACGCCCTCGCGTAACAACGGCAAGGTCGAGTACGGCTCGATCGCCGCCGCCGCAACCGCGGCAAACCTGAAGGCTACCGCCAGCGCACCGAATAGCGCCAGCAGTCCGAAGCTCTCGCGCAAGAAGCCGCGCCACAAGCCGCGCAGGCCGAACCCCGCCAGCACAATTGCGAGAACCAAATCAACGCTGTTCATCTCGTGCTGCCCCGACTCCGACAGCCGCGCCCCCAGAAACCCGTGGAGTCGTTTGCGGTCACTGCTCTCAGGCGTCGCACTTTAGTGGCTTTTCCCTCGCTGTCAAGCATAGTCGGCGCCGCTCGTCAGCGCTCCGGCGAGCCGTCCAGCGCCGTGCGCACACGCTGCACGCGGTCGGGGAAGTCGCTGATGATGCCGTCGGCACCTGCGCCCGCCACGCGCCTCATCTCGTCCTCATCATTCACCGTCCACGTATACACCCGCAGGCCACGCCCGTGGGCGGCGCGCACTACGTCGTCATCGGCCAACGCGCTGAAGGGATGAAACGACGTTGCTCGCAGGCGCGCGGCCCAGTCCCATGCCGGCTCGAGCTCCAGCTGTTGCCACAAGACCCCGAGCTGCACCTCCGGCAGCACGCGCCGCAGCGCGGCCAGCGCGCCCATCTCGAAGCTCGACACCACCGTCGCCGCCAATTGCCCGGCCCGGCTCAGTACACCGGCAAGCACTTGCGCGGTCTCCTCCCAATCCGGCTCTGGGCTCTTGATCTCCACGTTGAGCGGCGCCCGCCCGGCGAGCAGCTCGAACACTTCGCCGAGTGTCAGCACCGGCTCACCTCGGAACTCGTCGGCGAACCAGCCGCCGGTTTCGAGCTGTCGCAACTCCGCCAGCGTACGCTCGCGCACTAGCCCGGTCGCGTCGGCCGTGCGCCCGAGCTCGCGATCGTGGAGCACCGCCAGGTGGCCATCGGCTGTGAGTTGCACGTCGAGTTCGATCATGTCGACGCCGGCAGCGAGAGCGCGCAGGAACGAGGGCCGGGTATGCTCTGGCGCAAGGCCCGCCGCACCGCGATGTCCGATGACGAAGAAATCGGCCGCCGACACGCCGATCTTGTTACTGCCGTGCCGGCAAGCGGTCAAGCCAGGCTACCCGCCAGGGCCGCCGCCAGCTTTTCGCGCAAGCCGCCGAAGCTACCGTTGGACATCAGCAGGATCACGTCGCCCGGCCGCGTGTTGCGGCTGAGGGCGACGGTGATGGTGTCGACCTCCGGAAAAGCGCGGGCTTCGATGCCGCGAGCGTTGAGGTCGTGAGCCAGTTGTGCGGGCGAGAACAGCTGCTCGGATGCAACCTCGTCGCTCTGCTTTTGGAACACGCCGCCGATGATCACGCGGTCGGCAGCGGCGAAGGCCTCGATGTAGTCTTGCTGAAAGACTTTGCGCCGGCTGGTATTCGAGCGCGGCTCGAACACGGCCCACAGGCGCCGGCCGGGGTAGAATTGGCGCATCGCTGCCACCGCCCCGGCGACCGCGGTGGGGTGATGGGCGAAGTCGTCAATCACGGTCACGCCGCCGAATTCGCCCACCAGCTCTTGGCGGCGGGCGACGCCGGCGAAGGTGTTCAGCCCGGCCACAATTTCTGCCGGGCGCAGCCCAAGTTGGCGGGCGAGCACGTAGACCCCGAGTGCGTTGCGCGCGTTGATGGCGCCGGGCAAGCCGGTGGCAACGCTGGTCTCGCCCCGGCCGTGGTGACTGATCTCGAAGATGCTCCGGCCATTGCCGGCGCGCAGATTGGTTGCTCGCCAATCGGCCGCGTGGCTCAAGCCGAAGGTCTCTGGCCGCAGGCCTTCGCGCTGCACCACTGCGAGCGCATGCGGGAAATCCGCCGCCACCGCCACCGGCGCACCGGCGGGTAGGATATCGATGAGCTGGCCAAAGGCCGCCTTCACGTGGTCCAAGTCGCGGTAGATATCGGCGTGATCGAACTCGACCGCCGTCAGCAGCAACGCCTGCGGCTGGTAGTGCAAGAACTTCGGCCCTTTGTCGAAGAAGGCGGTGTCGTATTCGTCGCCTTCGAGCACGAATTCATGACCGGCGCCGAGCTTGAAATTGCCGCCGAAGTTCTTCGCCTCACCGCCGACCAACATGCTGGGATCACGCCCGGCCTGCTCCAACACCCACGCCAGCATCGCCGTCGAGGTGGTCTTACCGTGCGTGCCGGCTACCACTAGCGAGCGCTTGCCCGCCAGAAAGAACTCCCGCAACGCCTGCGGCAGTGACAGGTAGGGAATGCCGCCGGCTAATAGCGCTTCCACCTCGGGATTGTTGCGCGACACCTTGTTACCCACGATCACCACCTCGGGCCGATCGGCGAGGTTGTCGGCGCAGAAACCGCTGCGGATAGTGATGCCCCAGCGTTCGAGCAGTGTGCTCATCGGCGGGTAGACGTTCTCATCAGAGCCCGAGACCGCGTAGCCGCGCTGCTTGAGCATGCCCGCCAGTGCGGCCATGGCGACGCCGCAGATGGCGATGAGATGAATGCGATGAACGCCGCGCAGGCCCTCACCCGAGCCCGCCTCGGGGCGGAGCGGCAAGTCGGGACTAGTCATGGTAATGCCCTCACGATCAGGTCGTGGATCAGCGGGCGGAACTCGCGGATCGCGTCGTTGTTGCGGCTGGGGTGAACCCGGTTGCTGAGCAGCACGATGTGCCGGTCGCGATCGAGATCGAGCCACACCGAGGTGCCGGTGAAACCGAGGTGGCCGACCGCGTGGCGGTTGAACAGGCTGCCGGCGCTGGAGTGATACGCGCTCGGGGTATCCCAACCCAGCGCCCAGGTGGAGTCACTGACGGTAGAGTCGCGAGTCCAGAACTGCCGCACGATCGGCCGCGCAATCCAGTCGCTCTTACCTTCATAGCACTGGCGCAGGCGCAGCAGCAGGGCGTCGAGATCGCGCGCGCCGGCGAACAGGCCGGCGTGACCGGCGACGCCGCCCATGGCGTAGGCGTTGTCGTCGTGCACTTCGCCGCAGAGCAGCTTCTTGCGCCACGGACAACGCTCGCTGGGGGCAATCAAGCCCGGAATCGGCTCCAGCTTGCGCGCGCGCAGATGCCAGAGATCGACAAAGCCGATGGTGCGCAGGCCGAGCGGGCGATAGATGCGCTGCTGGCAGAAGCGGTTGAGGGCCATGCCGCTGACTTCCTCGATCGCCTCGCCCAGCAGCATGAAGCCGAGGTCACTGTACAGCGCGCGGGTCCCCGGCGGCGCTTCGAGCCGCTCGCGATGGATGGCCTGGTAGACGTAGCTCTTGGCGCCCGGACTGCCGGCGAAGTTGATGCGCCCGCCCTTACGCTCGCTGTTGATGATCTCCTGGTAGTACGGCTGCCACGCGGGCAGCCCC
Encoded here:
- a CDS encoding DNA primase, yielding MAGKIPDETIQAIRDRISIVEVISSYVALKKAGRNHLGLCPFHNEKTPSFTVSEERGLFHCFGCGAGGTVFTFVMKMERQDFPEAVASLARRAGIALPERGSDAAGAQHREQLVRVNTFAAAFFRRALSQPEGAQARRYLNERGVSPEMAERFGLGFAPATGTALARALASKRVPEAWAIEVGLLARSAEGRVYDRFRGRLMFPIRHSDGRVIGFGGRVLAGEGPKYLNSPESPLFRKGEGLYGLFEAKSAIRDADKVVLVEGYLDALALVQAGIGYAVATLGTALTVAQLRLVRRFSGNVIAFFDGDAAGQKAAARAFALCAEAGVWAHGAFLPQGFDPDSFVRQRGLEATQQLLQAAIPLADFFLAHVDPGVQAPVPQRARVAAEVARVLALVKDQFQYDLLVRQAAERLGVSEQTLRQPLVTATRHAEPPTQPGPGALSGPAEETTLVEVMAVDTEVAAWAEGSGLLAKFSNLELAAAARAIAAAWAEGQQPSAVLDALPAGVAARVSAALLGQGPVAGSDRRKIAEDCAAKIAWRKRREMKAAVTTEIRQAESQGDFIRSREQLERRNLLLRQEGSER
- a CDS encoding serine hydrolase, whose amino-acid sequence is MNFDAVEREMDAAVGRQVFPGAVLLVREGEHVYQRAFGHRSLEPEVTRMQPDTIFDLSSLTKPFATTIAMMLLVAEGKLRLDDRVSRFFHNFGVHGKTHITFRHLLNHSSGLPAWQPYYQEIINSERKGGRINFAGSPGAKSYVYQAIHRERLEAPPGTRALYSDLGFMLLGEAIEEVSGMALNRFCQQRIYRPLGLRTIGFVDLWHLRARKLEPIPGLIAPSERCPWRKKLLCGEVHDDNAYAMGGVAGHAGLFAGARDLDALLLRLRQCYEGKSDWIARPIVRQFWTRDSTVSDSTWALGWDTPSAYHSSAGSLFNRHAVGHLGFTGTSVWLDLDRDRHIVLLSNRVHPSRNNDAIREFRPLIHDLIVRALP
- a CDS encoding CvpA family protein, producing the protein MNSVDLVLAIVLAGFGLRGLWRGFLRESFGLLALFGALAVAFRFAAVAAAAIEPYSTLPLLREGVGFVGVFVATHALVTLTGVVLDRLAGPAFGGLRAVAGAAVGIGKGGALAAFVLLFLHLFPLLPQLEGRLLASRLAPPLIVAAGQVIRFGLTLSPDTTASHT
- a CDS encoding glycerophosphodiester phosphodiesterase → MSAADFFVIGHRGAAGLAPEHTRPSFLRALAAGVDMIELDVQLTADGHLAVLHDRELGRTADATGLVRERTLAELRQLETGGWFADEFRGEPVLTLGEVFELLAGRAPLNVEIKSPEPDWEETAQVLAGVLSRAGQLAATVVSSFEMGALAALRRVLPEVQLGVLWQQLELEPAWDWAARLRATSFHPFSALADDDVVRAAHGRGLRVYTWTVNDEDEMRRVAGAGADGIISDFPDRVQRVRTALDGSPER